Within the Pseudomonas sp. SL4(2022) genome, the region CCGAACCGCGTTGAGTGGCGGCAATCGATTGGCGTTCATCAAACCCTCAACTTGCTATTAGTTTTTTTAACAACCTAGCACAGAAAACGCAGGTTGTTCGCCCCGCCGGGCTTACGCATGCTGGCCCCATGCAACCGCGCAGCAGCGAAGAACATCATGAGCCAAGCCCTCTTTCATCCCAGTTTGTACGACCGCAACACCTATCATCCCAGCTACTGGGCGGCACACACCGATTTGCCGTCAGTCGGCCCACTGCCCGGGGACACCGAAGTGGAAGTGGCCATCATCGGCGGTGGCTATACCGGGCTGTCCTGCGCCCTGCACCTACAGCGTGATCACGGCATCGCCAGCCTGGTGCTGGAAGCCGGTGCCATTGGCTGGGGGGCCAGCGGACGCAATGCCGGGTTCAATACCCTGCCGGCCTGCAAGCTGTCCGCGCTTGAGGTTTTTCAGCGCTGGCCAGAGGCCGAAGCACGGGCGTTTTTTGCCTCGCAACGGGAAGGCCAGGCACTGGTCTATGAATTGGCGGAACAAGAGGGATTTGACCTGCACGCCTGCGGCGCAGGCATCTATCAGGTGGCGCATTCGCGCGGCGCACTGGCGGACCTGGAGGAGGAAGGCCATTGGCTGCGCAAGGCGGGCATCCCCTGCGAACGGTTAAGCCGCGAAGCCTTTGCAGAGGTCGGGCACGCAGGCCCGGATCAGTTCGGCGCGCTGTACATGCACGAAGGGGGTGGGATCAACCCGCTGGCGCTGACGGCGGGACTCGCCCAAGCAGCCCGCCGCCATGGTGCCCAGTTGTACAGCCACAGCCCCATGCAACACTGGCACAAGCAGGCCGGCTGGCATGTGCTGCACACCCCGCATGGCCGCGTGCGCGCACGGCAGGTGGTACTCGCCACCAATGGTTACCGCGACAGCCAGGAACCGCCCTCACTGGAACAACGCGTACTGCCGGCCATCTCCAACATCCTTGTCAGCGCACCGCTGAGTGAGGCGCAGTGGCAGGCCATAGGCTTGAGCAGCCTCAGCCCCATGTCCGACACCCGCATGCTGGTGACCTATTACCGCCGCCTGCCGGACAACCGCTTACTGCTGGGCGCACGCAGCGACACCTGGGGCGATCCACGGCACGACGCGCGCCTGCAGCAATTGCTGCTGCATCTGCTGGCAAAGAAATTCCCCGAGGCCGGTGCCATACCGATTGACTACTTCTGGCGCGGTTTGGTGTCACTGACCCGTAAGCGCGTGCCGAGTTGGGGCCGGGTGCCGGATGACCCCAGCGTGCTGTTCAACCTGGGCTGCTTCGGCTCGGGGGTCAACAGCATGCCCTGGCTGGGGCGCACGCTGGCCCGCGCGCTGGCCGGTTACCCGTTGAGTGCGCGCGAAGCCTGTGCGGTCTACCGTGAATTACCCGACCGACTGCCGCGCAGCCCCTGGCTGCAACGCAGCGGCCTGCAACTGGCTTATCTGCACTACGGCCTGCAAGACCGCCTGGCCTGACCCATCACATTCGAGAGAGTCCCATGACCGCAACCGCTACCCTCATGCTTGAACGCTCCGCCCAGCACTTTGTCGATGGTCAGTACCTACCCGGCCACGGCGCCCGCGTAGCCATCATCGATCCGGCCACCGAGGCCGAAATCGGCTGCTATGCCGAAGCCACCGAGGCTGAAATGGATCAGGCCATCGCCTTGGCCAATCAGGCCCAAAAAGGCTGGTGGGCGCTCAGCGCATTGGAACGTGCCGACGCCCTGCACCGGGTCGCCGACCGCCTCGGCGAACTCAGCGCCCAGGTGGGCGAATGCCTGACCCGCGAAATGGGCAAACCCTACCGCGAAGCGGAATGGGAAGCCGGCGCGTCGGCCTCGGCCTTCCGCTATTACGCCGAACTGGCCCGTCAGGAACACGGCCGCGTGGCCGGCCCGGCCATCGCCGGCCAACTGCACATGACCCTCAAGGAGCCGCTGGGCACCGTGGTTTCCATCGTGCCCTACAACTTCCCGGTGCTGCTGTTCGGCTGGCAGGCCGCCGCCGCATTGGCCGCCGGCAACGCCATCATCGTCAAACCGTCGGAGCTGACCTCGCTGACCCTGCTGCTGGTCATGCAGGCTTTCGATCATCTGCCGGCCGGGCTGGTGCAATGCCTGACCGGTAGGGCCAACGTCGGCCGCCATCTGGTGGCCCACCCGCACACCCATGCCGTGGCCTTCACCGGCAGCGTGCCGGCCGGTCAGGCGGTGGCGCAGAGCGCCGCGCTGCGCTTCAAACCGGTGCTGATCGAAGCCTCCGGCAACGACCCGTTCATCGTCATGCCCTCGTCGCCGGTGGAGATCGTCGCCCGTGGCGCCGCCTTCGCCGCCTTCCTCAATTGCGGCCAGGTGTGCACCTCGGCCGAGCGCTTCTATGTGCATGAAGATGTCTACGACCGCTTCGTCAGCGCCCTGGCGACCGAGGCCCGCATGCTGCGCATCGGCAATGGCCTGGAGTGCGTGGACATCGGCCCCATGGCGTCGGCCCGTGAGCGCGCGCGGGTAGAGAACATCGTCGCCCGCGCCGTGGAACAGGGCGCGCGCATCGTCTGCGGCGGCAAGCGCCCGGCAGACCGCGAGCAGGGCTGGTTCTTCGAACCCACCGTGCTGGAAGTCAGCCACAGCATGGACATCATGCACGGCGAGTGCTTCGGCCCACTGGCACCGGTGTGCAAGGTGCGCAGCCTGGACGAGGCCATCGCCCTGGCCAACGACTCCGAATTCGGCTTGGGTGCCAATATCTACACCGAGCGCCTTGCCGAAGCCATGCGCGCGGTGAACGAGATCGAGTCCGGCATCGTCTGGGTCAACACCCCGCTCAACGACAACGATTGCGTGCCCTTCGGCGGCCGCAAGATGACCGGCCAGGGCCGTGAACTGGGCATCGAGGGGCTGGAGCAATTCCGCCGCTCGAAGATGGTGATGATCGCCCCGCAGGCCATCGACGACCCGGAATGGTTCCCCTACCCCGATGACGAGGCCTTCCCGGCCACCCAGCAATAACCGCCCTCGCAGGTTCACACAGGAGCCCAAGCCGATGAATCGTCGCACCCTGTTAAAAAGCGCCACCCTGGCGGCCGCCATGGCCGCTGTCAGCACCAGCCAAACGAGCCTGGGCGCGACGCGCAGCCCAAAGACCATCCTCGTTATCGGCGCGGGCATCGCCGGCCTGGCAGCGGCCAGTCAATTGGCGGGGCGCGGGCATCAGGTCACGGTACTGGAAGCCCGTACGCGCCTGGGCGGCCGCTTGTGGACCAGCCAGGCCTGGGCTGATGCGCCCGTGGATCTGGGCGCCTCGTGGATTCACGAAATGGACGGCAACCCTCTGACTGCGCTCGCCGACGAAGCCGGCGCGCGCTTGATCACCACGTCCTATGACAGTGTCATCGACTACGACGTTAACGGTCGCCCGCTGAGCGCCGCACGGACCGCGCGCCTGGCCACCCTCAAGGATGAATACCAATGGGCCATCGACCAGGGTCAACGTCACAGCATCGACCGCTCGCTGCGCAACACGATTGAGAGCGAGCTGGACTGGGCCTCACTCAGCAACGCCGACCAGGAGTTGCTGGCGTTTATCACCAACAG harbors:
- a CDS encoding NAD(P)/FAD-dependent oxidoreductase, giving the protein MSQALFHPSLYDRNTYHPSYWAAHTDLPSVGPLPGDTEVEVAIIGGGYTGLSCALHLQRDHGIASLVLEAGAIGWGASGRNAGFNTLPACKLSALEVFQRWPEAEARAFFASQREGQALVYELAEQEGFDLHACGAGIYQVAHSRGALADLEEEGHWLRKAGIPCERLSREAFAEVGHAGPDQFGALYMHEGGGINPLALTAGLAQAARRHGAQLYSHSPMQHWHKQAGWHVLHTPHGRVRARQVVLATNGYRDSQEPPSLEQRVLPAISNILVSAPLSEAQWQAIGLSSLSPMSDTRMLVTYYRRLPDNRLLLGARSDTWGDPRHDARLQQLLLHLLAKKFPEAGAIPIDYFWRGLVSLTRKRVPSWGRVPDDPSVLFNLGCFGSGVNSMPWLGRTLARALAGYPLSAREACAVYRELPDRLPRSPWLQRSGLQLAYLHYGLQDRLA
- a CDS encoding aldehyde dehydrogenase family protein; this encodes MTATATLMLERSAQHFVDGQYLPGHGARVAIIDPATEAEIGCYAEATEAEMDQAIALANQAQKGWWALSALERADALHRVADRLGELSAQVGECLTREMGKPYREAEWEAGASASAFRYYAELARQEHGRVAGPAIAGQLHMTLKEPLGTVVSIVPYNFPVLLFGWQAAAALAAGNAIIVKPSELTSLTLLLVMQAFDHLPAGLVQCLTGRANVGRHLVAHPHTHAVAFTGSVPAGQAVAQSAALRFKPVLIEASGNDPFIVMPSSPVEIVARGAAFAAFLNCGQVCTSAERFYVHEDVYDRFVSALATEARMLRIGNGLECVDIGPMASARERARVENIVARAVEQGARIVCGGKRPADREQGWFFEPTVLEVSHSMDIMHGECFGPLAPVCKVRSLDEAIALANDSEFGLGANIYTERLAEAMRAVNEIESGIVWVNTPLNDNDCVPFGGRKMTGQGRELGIEGLEQFRRSKMVMIAPQAIDDPEWFPYPDDEAFPATQQ